From the Motacilla alba alba isolate MOTALB_02 chromosome Z, Motacilla_alba_V1.0_pri, whole genome shotgun sequence genome, one window contains:
- the CER1 gene encoding cerberus, translating into MSLLLLQMLVLSCLGATELQRNSQQRKSRGPFHHFLYLNKNLFESQNSPEQISENPVGVEETPKASSFFVSIPQTASGSEKKEEKKMSRFILPSAGLHADQNPRTWVASRETSPVENLSPPHYSSQRESEVPYRKDAKKFWDHFMLKKNSASEEVVLPIKTNEMHQENCRTLPFAQGVTHNSCEKVTVQNNLCFGKCSSFHVPGSEDHLYTFCSRCLPSKFSMKRLDLNCTDSVPVVKEIMIVEECKCESRKIKDPVIGSLLSDLYENVHEHN; encoded by the exons ATGTCACTGCTTCTCCTTCAGATGTTAGTGCTCTCATGTCTTGGAGcgacagagctgcagagaaattcacagcaaaggaaaagcagagggcCATTTCATCACTTTCTCTACCTGAacaaaaatctgtttgaaaGTCAAAATTCTCCTGAGCAGATAAGTGAGAACCCAGTAGGAGTTGAAGAGACCCCAAAAGCATCAAGCTTTTTTGTATCAATTCCACAGACAGCATCTGGAAgtgagaagaaagaggaaaaaaaaatgtccagaTTCATACTTCCCAGTGCAGGACTCCATGCAGACCAAAACCCAAGAACCTGGGTTGCATCCAGAGAGACCTCTCCTGTGGAAAACCTCTCTCCACCTCATTATTCCAGCCAGAGAGAGTCTGAAGTTCCCTACAGAAAAGATGCCAAGAAATTCTGGGACCATTTCATGTTGAAGAAAAATTCAGCATCTGAAGAGGTAGTCCTGCCAATCAAGACCAATGAAATGCACCAAGAAAACTGCAGAACCCTGCCTTTTGCTCAG GGTGTTACTCATAACAGCTGTGAGAAGGTGACAGTGCAGAATAAtctgtgttttggaaaatgTAGTTCTTTTCACGTTCCTGGTTCAGAAGATCATCTTTATACCTTTTGTTCTCGCTGCTTGCCCAGCAAGTTCTCCATGAAGCGCCTGGATCTCAACTGCACAGATTCTGTTCCAGTGGTCAAAGAAATCATGATTGTAGAAGAGTGTAAATGTGAAAGTCGGAAGATTAAAGACCCTGTAATTGGATCTCTACTGTCAGACTTGTATGAAAATGTACATGAGCACAATTAA